CCCCAGGAAGAGGGGTTCAATATCCCCCCCCAGGAATCACAGGTGGAGGATAATGATGTCTGGTTCCGGCTGTTTGACCGCTTACCTTACAAGGCTGTTTCCAAACCACAAGGTATGTATCCTCTAAAACACTTATCTACTCTTATGACCGTCTCTAACTCCAGCTGAAGTCCATCAATAAGGAATGTGATATTCTTCCTCTTTATTTAAAAGCAGCCTCTACAGTACCAGCAGAAGAATACTTTACCTCAAAGAGTATAACAACAAAGGTTTTGGAGAGAAGGGAGGTCCTGGTTGATGAGATGAAAACCAGAGGACCACAGGTCCTGGTTGATGAGTTGAGCCCTGCAGGAACACAGGTCCTGGTTGATGAGTTGAGCCCTGCAGGAACACAGGTCCTGGTTGATGAGATGAGCACCAGAGCACCACAGGTCCTGGTTGATGAGATGAGCACCAGAGGAGCAGAGGTCTCTGGGGGCTGGGAGGATGTTTGGTTTATCTTGATGGACGTCATTCCCAGAGGAACCCCGTTTGTCCCGCCAGGTATTTCTAAACTCAACTCAAGATCTTCCCCATCATGATTAGCTGGCTACCTCTCTATTGCACGTTTAGGTGATTTGTGACATGTTGTCTCTCAGGAGTTGAGTCTCATCTCGGGAATGTGTTTGCATTAGTGACCTCTGTGGCCAGCGACCAGGAGCCGGCAAAACAGAGTTATTCCTCAGAGATGATTCAAAGCCCAGCAGTTGAGGACGAGAGGGAGGTGATGGTAGAGGAGGAACGTCTTGCACCGGAAGAGACGAGGGACTCACCCGATATACTAGAGGTTCTGGAGAGGGTTGCAGACGACTGGTTTGTGCTGTTCCAGGTCACCCCAAGAAAAACGACCTATGTGTCACCAGGTACTGCTGAGATCCTTTGCTTTGCTTCAGCGCCCATGCGGTTATTTTGGTGCTCACCTATGGTGTTGCTGGGATTGTGTTTGCAGTAGCTACCACTGTGGAGCGCGACCAGAAGGCTGTGGAACTGAGTTATCCAACGGAGACTGCAGGTCCAACCGTTGAGGACCAAAGGCAGGTGGTGGTAAATGAGACCATTCTCCAACAGCAGGAGACGGCAGGCTCACAAACCATCCCAGCGCCAGTGTCTGTGGCGGAGAGGGTTGAGGATGACTGGTTTGTGCTGTTCAACCGTGTCCCAAGAAAAACCACCTACGTAACCCCAGGTAATGCTAGGACAGCTGGTTGTGCTTCAGATCATGATTAGCAGGCTACCTCTCTATTGCACGTTTAGGTGATTTGTGACATGTTGTCTCTCAGGAGTTGTGTCTCATCTCGGGAATGTGTTTGCATTAGTGACCTCTGTGGCCAGCGACCAGGAGCCGGCAAAACAGAGTTATTCCTCAGAGATGATTCAAAGTCCAGCAGTTGAGGACGAGAGGGAGGTGATGGTAGAGGAGGAACGTCTTGCACCGGAAGAGCCGAGGGGCTCACCCGAGATACTAGAGGTTCTGGAGAGGGTTGCAGACGACTGGTTTTTGCTGTTCGAGGTCATCCCAAGAAAAACGACCTATGTGTCACCAGGTACTGCTGAGATCCTTTGCTTTGCTTCAGCGCACAGCAAAAATCATGAGCACTTCTTCCTAAATGGCTTCATACCTTGTGGGACTGTGTTACGTGTTGTCTGTGAAGAGTTGCATCTTTTGTTGTCAGCTGCAGCTGATGAAGCGAGTGTACGTGAGATTCCAAAAACGACAGCCATGACACTGATTGAGAAGACAACAACTGATGAAAGGGAGGAGATAACTGGGGCCATTGTGCAAAAAATAGAGATGGAAAACATGTTCAAGTATGGAACTGAAACACAGCCAgccctgctccttaaagacgGAGAAGATGACTGGTTTGTCTTACTGGATGTTGGCTCTAGAGCGCCATCTGCTGTGCCACCAGGTATTACACTTATTCCCATTTGACTTGCATCTTAGTCCGTTTGATGTATATATGCTTTATACATACTCCGTTCCATGGTCAAACGTCTCAGGATCTCCCGTGTTTCTCCCAGTGGCCCTGAAGGACCTATCTAGAAGAGTCACTACTGTGGCTGCAGTGGAAACCATTGAGTCTGTGGACCGAGTCCGTTGGACTTCTTCAACTGTGGTCACAGttgaagaagtcctccagaaacAGGAGGAGAGGCCTCCCAGACGGTCCATTCCAGAGCAGGCAGTCCCAACGAGGGAGCCAGACGATTGGTTTGTGCTGTTGGATGTTGTTCCCAGAGAGGTGACCTATATAGCTCCAGGTACCGCCACAGTTTATCCCTCGTCTTAACAGACATTCAAGACAACAGTTAACCTATAGCTAACCACCTAAAGACACTGGTTTAATGCTGAACCTCTTCTCTAGCAGCGCCCAGTACCGTTTACCCAGAGGTCTCTGTACCTCTCCAAATCGTCACAGAAGAAGCTGAGCTTACGCCACAGCTGGAAGACATTCCCAGGAAGAGGGGTACCCAGCTGGAAGACATTCTCCAGCTGTCGGCTCAGCCTCCACCTGAGAGAGACGACAGCTGGTTTGTGTTGTTCGACGCTGTCCTCATCCAACCAGGTGCTCTTTTACACTGCGTTTATGTTTCAACCAGCTAGCCGAATTGGTGTCAGTGGTTTTATATCTTGATGGACTTAAGTCTGCTTTCTTGTCACACGCTGCTTGTGCTTAATgttccccctcactccctcgcCAGTGACGCGTCCTCTGGTGTCTAGCCAGAGCTCTGGGGTAGAGGGTAGGACCACTGGGACATTGCAGAAGGTGATAATTGTGGAGGAGAGAAGGCGAGAGGAGACAAGTCTGTCTGATGTCCAAGTGACACGCTACCCctcagagaggaagggaggagatgagTGGTTCAGCCTATTCGATGCTTCCCGAGGTACTATTCATTAATCACATCTATCTTCCATAAAGGAGACCTGTTTCTCCATCAAACACTCGTATATTAAACACATCTGACatagcaacacggtttccatcgGGGTGTAACACCTTTTGATTGGACTGTATGGATAAGACTATTAACACTCAATTATTAACCTTTCTGAGAGGTGATGGGCACGGTTTCCCTGTTGTTTTCCAGTTTCCCCGGTAACAAGAGTGGCCGAAGTTCAGGGGCCCATGGCAGGGACAGCTCTGAGGGGCCCTAGCTCTGAGGAGAGGGCCGTAGTGATGGAGAAGAAGACcgtagtgatggaggagagggtggcggtgatggaggagagacgtCCCCAGGAGCCCACTGAGTCAGAGAGCGAGTATGGAATTGTCTGGCATATGCTGTTCGGAAGGGTTGGGGAAGCAGGTAGAAAGATGCCAACAGGTACTTGTCATCATGTCAGCATGTTCCTCAAGTGTTTTGTGGCTGGTAGCATCTTAGATGGATCGTTTATCTTTGTGTCTGCGTCCCCGCAGTGGAGCGTGTCAGGGTGTCCCCCAAGGAGAGAGCCTCTGAGGGGGTTCCTGCGGTAGAGCAGACTCCCTCCAGAGGTTCTGCAGTGAGGCAGATAAGGCAGCAGGAAGCTGTTCCTCAGCCGGGGAATGAGGTAGAAGACTATTGGTTCGGTCTTCTGGACGTGGCGCCTAAGAAACCAGGTACCCTCACACCACGGTCCTCATGTCCATGAGCTCGATGTGATTCATTTTGATTGCTGAGTTTCTTCTCGACGTTATGCAGAACGATGTAAATCCTAATTACACCTGTGTGATCTGTCTCAGTGGCCACGGCCCCGCAAGTCCGGTTCTATCCAGACGTACGGCCTGCTACCAAGGCAACGCTGGCACCGGCGGCCCCAGCTCTCCGACCTCTGACACCGGCGGTCCCAGCGGTCCGACCTCTGACACCGGCGGCCCCAGCGGTCCAACCTCGCTTCGGGAAGAGGATCCTGGCGGAGAGGCTCCCAGCAGCGCAGCTCAGAGAGGCTGTGGACGATTGGTTTGTTCTGCTGGACGCTGTCCGCACAGAGTCAGGTATTGTAGCCGGCGATTTCATTTTCCCTTCAGGCTGAAATGCACGCGCTTGCTTACACTTTATCAGCCTGGCGCAAAAAAAACCACTAATACAGAACCGAGCCTTCGCTCCTCATGAGAGGACAGACCCACCGGTGcatgtccaccaccaccccggAGCTT
Above is a genomic segment from Gadus morhua chromosome 6, gadMor3.0, whole genome shotgun sequence containing:
- the LOC115545484 gene encoding uncharacterized protein LOC115545484 isoform X2 — its product is MGLSAARRSEVDDWFLVLESDRPRPSPAPSAVICPSAGLRSGRTPVRAWSGQYGATWWQPGQRQEDLWFPLLRRRPSLPFIPSVEAVKQPVSSARLGYANRSSVERLLQPAFKKRDDWYQYFDPSFTIKQQETRPSSSLASSITSSLAQARSEYVKGGVVRDSEFIERWQEALGLVDELSEMEDLEHRLRGVRDLEDRLQEVDELVERIQEVIEEELGREEVEKMAQEEEVQPERSQVEMELAETLEVGEVDELEDEIKRVFFGEREVEERFKSGSLDDDVHVVVSQRKVRKTVTVVQESWQEQAETESASESVEPETQGWTIEREIRTTSVFEEKGFKVLLQEDGFNIPLQEDGFNRHLEEEGFNRQLQEEGFNIPPQEEGFNRHLQEEGFNRHLEEEGFNRHHEEEGFNRHLQEEGFNIPLKEEGFNIPPQKEGFNIPPQEEGFNIPLKEEGFNMPPQKEGFNIPRQEEGFNIPPQKEGFNIPPQEEGFNIPPQKEGFNIPRQEEGFNIPPQKEGFNIPPQEEGFNIPPQESQVEDNDVWFRLFDRLPYKAVSKPQASTVPAEEYFTSKSITTKVLERREVLVDEMKTRGPQVLVDELSPAGTQVLVDELSPAGTQVLVDEMSTRAPQVLVDEMSTRGAEVSGGWEDVWFILMDVIPRGTPFVPPVTSVASDQEPAKQSYSSEMIQSPAVEDEREVMVEEERLAPEETRDSPDILEVLERVADDWFVLFQVTPRKTTYVSPVATTVERDQKAVELSYPTETAGPTVEDQRQVVVNETILQQQETAGSQTIPAPVSVAERVEDDWFVLFNRVPRKTTYVTPGVVSHLGNVFALVTSVASDQEPAKQSYSSEMIQSPAVEDEREVMVEEERLAPEEPRGSPEILEVLERVADDWFLLFEVIPRKTTYVSPAAADEASVREIPKTTAMTLIEKTTTDEREEITGAIVQKIEMENMFKYGTETQPALLLKDGEDDWFVLLDVGSRAPSAVPPGSPVFLPVALKDLSRRVTTVAAVETIESVDRVRWTSSTVVTVEEVLQKQEERPPRRSIPEQAVPTREPDDWFVLLDVVPREVTYIAPAAPSTVYPEVSVPLQIVTEEAELTPQLEDIPRKRGTQLEDILQLSAQPPPERDDSWFVLFDAVLIQPVTRPLVSSQSSGVEGRTTGTLQKVIIVEERRREETSLSDVQVTRYPSERKGGDEWFSLFDASRVSPVTRVAEVQGPMAGTALRGPSSEERAVVMEKKTVVMEERVAVMEERRPQEPTESESEYGIVWHMLFGRVGEAGRKMPTVERVRVSPKERASEGVPAVEQTPSRGSAVRQIRQQEAVPQPGNEVEDYWFGLLDVAPKKPVATAPQVRFYPDVRPATKATLAPAAPALRPLTPAVPAVRPLTPAAPAVQPRFGKRILAERLPAAQLREAVDDWFVLLDAVRTESVAAVGSHRGVRPVSAPVFSQAALAEAGLPLFPLDLPQTSTPLRSARQEERRLEVTMEAAEPAKGEAGTEDKSEEATSEPVRLRKRRAKRIEGDSIYIRHSLLMLEELEKPQEELLRHHASVSELKRNFMQAVPDSRPSEWDKRLSTHSPFRTAGANGGPGTDGITSDGSDGDKDSSTTFSSEGGVTTTTTRISKVVKSGSTETRVEKRIVISAESEVEEGNDGTSM
- the LOC115545484 gene encoding uncharacterized protein LOC115545484 isoform X5, with protein sequence MGLSAARRSEVDDWFLVLESDRPRPSPAPSAGLRSGRTPVRAWSGQYGATWWQPGQRQEDLWFPLLRRRPSLPFIPSVEAVKQPVSSARLGYANRSSVERLLQPAFKKRDDWYQYFDPSFTIKQQETRPSSSLASSITSSLAQARSEYVKGGVVRDSEFIERWQEALGLVDELSEMEDLEHRLRGVRDLEDRLQEVDELVERIQEVIEEELGREEVEKMAQEEEVQPERSQVEMELAETLEVGEVDELEDEIKRVFFGEREVEERFKSGSLDDDVHVVVSQRKVRKTVTVVQESWQEQAETESASESVEPETQGWTIEREIRTTSVFEEKGFKVLLQEDGFNIPLQEDGFNRHLEEEGFNRQLQEEGFNIPPQEEGFNRHLQEEGFNRHLEEEGFNRHHEEEGFNRHLQEEGFNIPLKEEGFNIPPQKEGFNIPPQEEGFNIPLKEEGFNMPPQKEGFNIPRQEEGFNIPPQKEGFNIPPQEEGFNIPPQKEGFNIPRQEEGFNIPPQKEGFNIPPQEEGFNIPPQESQVEDNDVWFRLFDRLPYKAVSKPQAASTVPAEEYFTSKSITTKVLERREVLVDEMKTRGPQVLVDELSPAGTQVLVDELSPAGTQVLVDEMSTRAPQVLVDEMSTRGAEVSGGWEDVWFILMDVIPRGTPFVPPVTSVASDQEPAKQSYSSEMIQSPAVEDEREVMVEEERLAPEETRDSPDILEVLERVADDWFVLFQVTPRKTTYVSPVATTVERDQKAVELSYPTETAGPTVEDQRQVVVNETILQQQETAGSQTIPAPVSVAERVEDDWFVLFNRVPRKTTYVTPGVVSHLGNVFALVTSVASDQEPAKQSYSSEMIQSPAVEDEREVMVEEERLAPEEPRGSPEILEVLERVADDWFLLFEVIPRKTTYVSPAAADEASVREIPKTTAMTLIEKTTTDEREEITGAIVQKIEMENMFKYGTETQPALLLKDGEDDWFVLLDVGSRAPSAVPPGSPVFLPVALKDLSRRVTTVAAVETIESVDRVRWTSSTVVTVEEVLQKQEERPPRRSIPEQAVPTREPDDWFVLLDVVPREVTYIAPAAPSTVYPEVSVPLQIVTEEAELTPQLEDIPRKRGTQLEDILQLSAQPPPERDDSWFVLFDAVLIQPVTRPLVSSQSSGVEGRTTGTLQKVIIVEERRREETSLSDVQVTRYPSERKGGDEWFSLFDASRVSPVTRVAEVQGPMAGTALRGPSSEERAVVMEKKTVVMEERVAVMEERRPQEPTESESEYGIVWHMLFGRVGEAGRKMPTVERVRVSPKERASEGVPAVEQTPSRGSAVRQIRQQEAVPQPGNEVEDYWFGLLDVAPKKPVATAPQVRFYPDVRPATKATLAPAAPALRPLTPAVPAVRPLTPAAPAVQPRFGKRILAERLPAAQLREAVDDWFVLLDAVRTESVAAVGSHRGVRPVSAPVFSQAALAEAGLPLFPLDLPQTSTPLRSARQEERRLEVTMEAAEPAKGEAGTEDKSEEATSEPVRLRKRRAKRIEGDSIYIRHSLLMLEELEKPQEELLRHHASVSELKRNFMQAVPDSRPSEWDKRLSTHSPFRTAGANGGPGTDGITSDGSDGDKDSSTTFSSEGGVTTTTTRISKVVKSGSTETRVEKRIVISAESEVEEGNDGTSM
- the LOC115545484 gene encoding uncharacterized protein LOC115545484 isoform X6; translation: MGLSAARRSEVDDWFLVLESDRPRPSPAPSAVICPSAGLRSGRTPVRAWSGQYGATWWQPGQRQEDLWFPLLRRRPSLPFIPSVEAVKQPVSSARLGYANRSSVERLLQPAFKKRDDWYQYFDPSFTIKQQETRPSSSLASSITSSLAQARSEYVKGGVVRDSEFIERWQEALGLVDELSEMEDLEHRLRGVRDLEDRLQEVDELVERIQEVIEEELGREEVEKMAQEEEVQPERSQVEMELAETLEVGEVDELEDEIKRVFFGEREVEERFKSGSLDDDVHVVVSQRKVRKTVTVVQESWQEQAETESASESVEPETQGWTIEREIRTTSVFEEKGFKVLLQEDGFNIPLQEDGFNRHLEEEGFNRQLQEEGFNIPPQEEGFNRHLQEEGFNRHLEEEGFNRHHEEEGFNRHLQEEGFNIPLKEEGFNIPPQKEGFNIPPQEEGFNIPLKEEGFNMPPQKEGFNIPRQEEGFNIPPQKEGFNIPPQEEGFNIPPQKEGFNIPRQEEGFNIPPQKEGFNIPPQEEGFNIPPQESQVEDNDVWFRLFDRLPYKAVSKPQAASTVPAEEYFTSKSITTKVLERREVLVDEMKTRGPQVLVDELSPAGTQVLVDELSPAGTQVLVDEMSTRAPQVLVDEMSTRGAEVSGGWEDVWFILMDVIPRGTPFVPPVTSVASDQEPAKQSYSSEMIQSPAVEDEREVMVEEERLAPEETRDSPDILEVLERVADDWFVLFQVTPRKTTYVSPVATTVERDQKAVELSYPTETAGPTVEDQRQVVVNETILQQQETAGSQTIPAPVSVAERVEDDWFVLFNRVPRKTTYVTPGVVSHLGNVFALVTSVASDQEPAKQSYSSEMIQSPAVEDEREVMVEEERLAPEEPRGSPEILEVLERVADDWFLLFEVIPRKTTYVSPAAADEASVREIPKTTAMTLIEKTTTDEREEITGAIVQKIEMENMFKYGTETQPALLLKDGEDDWFVLLDVGSRAPSAVPPGSPVFLPVALKDLSRRVTTVAAVETIESVDRVRWTSSTVVTVEEVLQKQEERPPRRSIPEQAVPTREPDDWFVLLDVVPREVTYIAPAAPSTVYPEVSVPLQIVTEEAELTPQLEDIPRKRGTQLEDILQLSAQPPPERDDSWFVLFDAVLIQPVTRPLVSSQSSGVEGRTTGTLQKVIIVEERRREETSLSDVQVTRYPSERKGGDEWFSLFDASRVSPVTRVAEVQGPMAGTALRGPSSEERAVVMEKKTVVMEERVAVMEERRPQEPTESESEYGIVWHMLFGRVGEAVERVRVSPKERASEGVPAVEQTPSRGSAVRQIRQQEAVPQPGNEVEDYWFGLLDVAPKKPVATAPQVRFYPDVRPATKATLAPAAPALRPLTPAVPAVRPLTPAAPAVQPRFGKRILAERLPAAQLREAVDDWFVLLDAVRTESVAAVGSHRGVRPVSAPVFSQAALAEAGLPLFPLDLPQTSTPLRSARQEERRLEVTMEAAEPAKGEAGTEDKSEEATSEPVRLRKRRAKRIEGDSIYIRHSLLMLEELEKPQEELLRHHASVSELKRNFMQAVPDSRPSEWDKRLSTHSPFRTAGANGGPGTDGITSDGSDGDKDSSTTFSSEGGVTTTTTRISKVVKSGSTETRVEKRIVISAESEVEEGNDGTSM
- the LOC115545484 gene encoding uncharacterized protein LOC115545484 isoform X7, whose product is MGLSAARRSEVDDWFLVLESDRPRPSPAPSAVICPSAGLRSGRTPVRAWSGQYGATWWQPGQRQEDLWFPLLRRRPSLPFIPSVEAVKQPVSSARLGYANRSSVERLLQPAFKKRDDWYQYFDPSFTIKQQETRPSSSLASSITSSLAQARSEYVKGGVVRDSEFIERWQEALGLVDELSEMEDLEHRLRGVRDLEDRLQEVDELVERIQEVIEEELGREEVEKMAQEEEVQPERSQVEMELAETLEVGEVDELEDEIKRVFFGEREVEERFKSGSLDDDVHVVVSQRKVRKTVTVVQESWQEQAETESASESVEPETQGWTIEREIRTTSVFEEKGFKVLLQEDGFNIPLQEDGFNRHLEEEGFNRQLQEEGFNIPPQEEGFNRHLQEEGFNRHLEEEGFNRHHEEEGFNRHLQEEGFNIPLKEEGFNIPPQKEGFNIPPQEEGFNIPLKEEGFNMPPQKEGFNIPRQEEGFNIPPQKEGFNIPPQEEGFNIPPQKEGFNIPRQEEGFNIPPQKEGFNIPPQEEGFNIPPQESQVEDNDVWFRLFDRLPYKAVSKPQAASTVPAEEYFTSKSITTKVLERREVLVDEMKTRGPQVLVDELSPAGTQVLVDELSPAGTQVLVDEMSTRAPQVLVDEMSTRGAEVSGGWEDVWFILMDVIPRGTPFVPPVTSVASDQEPAKQSYSSEMIQSPAVEDEREVMVEEERLAPEETRDSPDILEVLERVADDWFVLFQVTPRKTTYVSPVATTVERDQKAVELSYPTETAGPTVEDQRQVVVNETILQQQETAGSQTIPAPVSVAERVEDDWFVLFNRVPRKTTYVTPGVVSHLGNVFALVTSVASDQEPAKQSYSSEMIQSPAVEDEREVMVEEERLAPEEPRGSPEILEVLERVADDWFLLFEVIPRKTTYVSPAAADEASVREIPKTTAMTLIEKTTTDEREEITGAIVQKIEMENMFKYGTETQPALLLKDGEDDWFVLLDVGSRAPSAVPPVALKDLSRRVTTVAAVETIESVDRVRWTSSTVVTVEEVLQKQEERPPRRSIPEQAVPTREPDDWFVLLDVVPREVTYIAPAAPSTVYPEVSVPLQIVTEEAELTPQLEDIPRKRGTQLEDILQLSAQPPPERDDSWFVLFDAVLIQPVTRPLVSSQSSGVEGRTTGTLQKVIIVEERRREETSLSDVQVTRYPSERKGGDEWFSLFDASRVSPVTRVAEVQGPMAGTALRGPSSEERAVVMEKKTVVMEERVAVMEERRPQEPTESESEYGIVWHMLFGRVGEAGRKMPTVERVRVSPKERASEGVPAVEQTPSRGSAVRQIRQQEAVPQPGNEVEDYWFGLLDVAPKKPVATAPQVRFYPDVRPATKATLAPAAPALRPLTPAVPAVRPLTPAAPAVQPRFGKRILAERLPAAQLREAVDDWFVLLDAVRTESVAAVGSHRGVRPVSAPVFSQAALAEAGLPLFPLDLPQTSTPLRSARQEERRLEVTMEAAEPAKGEAGTEDKSEEATSEPVRLRKRRAKRIEGDSIYIRHSLLMLEELEKPQEELLRHHASVSELKRNFMQAVPDSRPSEWDKRLSTHSPFRTAGANGGPGTDGITSDGSDGDKDSSTTFSSEGGVTTTTTRISKVVKSGSTETRVEKRIVISAESEVEEGNDGTSM
- the LOC115545484 gene encoding uncharacterized protein LOC115545484 isoform X4; its protein translation is MGLSAARRSEVDDWFLVLESDRPRPSPAPSAVICPSAGLRSGRTPVRAWSGQYGATWWQPGQRQEDLWFPLLRRRPSLPFIPSVEAVKQPVSSARLGYANRSSVERLLQPAFKKRDDWYQYFDPSFTIKQQETRPSSSLASSITSSLAQARSEYVKGGVVRDSEFIERWQEALGLVDELSEMEDLEHRLRGVRDLEDRLQEVDELVERIQEVIEEELGREEVEKMAQEEEVQPERSQVEMELAETLEVGEVDELEDEIKRVFFGEREVEERFKSGSLDDDVHVVVSQRKVRKTVTVVQESWQEQAETESASESVEPETQGWTIEREIRTTSVFEEKGFKVLLQEDGFNIPLQEDGFNRHLEEEGFNRQLQEEGFNIPPQEEGFNRHLQEEGFNRHLEEEGFNRHHEEEGFNRHLQEEGFNIPLKEEGFNIPPQKEGFNIPPQEEGFNIPLKEEGFNMPPQKEGFNIPRQEEGFNIPPQKEGFNIPPQEEGFNIPPQKEGFNIPRQEEGFNIPPQKEGFNIPPQEEGFNIPPQESQVEDNDVWFRLFDRLPYKAVSKPQAASTVPAEEYFTSKSITTKVLERREVLVDEMKTRGPQVLVDELSPAGTQVLVDELSPAGTQVLVDEMSTRAPQVLVDEMSTRGAEVSGGWEDVWFILMDVIPRGTPFVPPVTSVASDQEPAKQSYSSEMIQSPAVEDEREVMVEEERLAPEETRDSPDILEVLERVADDWFVLFQVTPRKTTYVSPVATTVERDQKAVELSYPTETAGPTVEDQRQVVVNETILQQQETAGSQTIPAPVSVAERVEDDWFVLFNRVPRKTTYVTPGVVSHLGNVFALVTSVASDQEPAKQSYSSEMIQSPAVEDEREVMVEEERLAPEEPRGSPEILEVLERVADDWFLLFEVIPRKTTYVSPADEASVREIPKTTAMTLIEKTTTDEREEITGAIVQKIEMENMFKYGTETQPALLLKDGEDDWFVLLDVGSRAPSAVPPGSPVFLPVALKDLSRRVTTVAAVETIESVDRVRWTSSTVVTVEEVLQKQEERPPRRSIPEQAVPTREPDDWFVLLDVVPREVTYIAPAAPSTVYPEVSVPLQIVTEEAELTPQLEDIPRKRGTQLEDILQLSAQPPPERDDSWFVLFDAVLIQPVTRPLVSSQSSGVEGRTTGTLQKVIIVEERRREETSLSDVQVTRYPSERKGGDEWFSLFDASRVSPVTRVAEVQGPMAGTALRGPSSEERAVVMEKKTVVMEERVAVMEERRPQEPTESESEYGIVWHMLFGRVGEAGRKMPTVERVRVSPKERASEGVPAVEQTPSRGSAVRQIRQQEAVPQPGNEVEDYWFGLLDVAPKKPVATAPQVRFYPDVRPATKATLAPAAPALRPLTPAVPAVRPLTPAAPAVQPRFGKRILAERLPAAQLREAVDDWFVLLDAVRTESVAAVGSHRGVRPVSAPVFSQAALAEAGLPLFPLDLPQTSTPLRSARQEERRLEVTMEAAEPAKGEAGTEDKSEEATSEPVRLRKRRAKRIEGDSIYIRHSLLMLEELEKPQEELLRHHASVSELKRNFMQAVPDSRPSEWDKRLSTHSPFRTAGANGGPGTDGITSDGSDGDKDSSTTFSSEGGVTTTTTRISKVVKSGSTETRVEKRIVISAESEVEEGNDGTSM
- the LOC115545484 gene encoding uncharacterized protein LOC115545484 isoform X9; its protein translation is MGLSAARRSEVDDWFLVLESDRPRPSPAPSAVICPSAGLRSGRTPVRAWSGQYGATWWQPGQRQEDLWFPLLRRRPSLPFIPSVEAVKQPVSSARLGYANRSSVERLLQPAFKKRDDWYQYFDPSFTIKQQETRPSSSLASSITSSLAQARSEYVKGGVVRDSEFIERWQEALGLVDELSEMEDLEHRLRGVRDLEDRLQEVDELVERIQEVIEEELGREEVEKMAQEEEVQPERSQVEMELAETLEVGEVDELEDEIKRVFFGEREVEERFKSGSLDDDVHVVVSQRKVRKTVTVVQESWQEQAETESASESVEPETQGWTIEREIRTTSVFEEKGFKVLLQEDGFNIPLQEDGFNRHLEEEGFNRQLQEEGFNIPPQEEGFNRHLQEEGFNRHLEEEGFNRHHEEEGFNRHLQEEGFNIPLKEEGFNIPPQKEGFNIPPQEEGFNIPLKEEGFNMPPQKEGFNIPRQEEGFNIPPQKEGFNIPPQEEGFNIPPQKEGFNIPRQEEGFNIPPQKEGFNIPPQEEGFNIPPQESQVEDNDVWFRLFDRLPYKAVSKPQAASTVPAEEYFTSKSITTKVLERREVLVDEMKTRGPQVLVDELSPAGTQVLVDELSPAGTQVLVDEMSTRAPQVLVDEMSTRGAEVSGGWEDVWFILMDVIPRGTPFVPPVTSVASDQEPAKQSYSSEMIQSPAVEDEREVMVEEERLAPEETRDSPDILEVLERVADDWFVLFQVTPRKTTYVSPVATTVERDQKAVELSYPTETAGPTVEDQRQVVVNETILQQQETAGSQTIPAPVSVAERVEDDWFVLFNRVPRKTTYVTPGVVSHLGNVFALVTSVASDQEPAKQSYSSEMIQSPAVEDEREVMVEEERLAPEEPRGSPEILEVLERVADDWFLLFEVIPRKTTYVSPAAADEASVREIPKTTAMTLIEKTTTDEREEITGAIVQKIEMENMFKYGTETQPALLLKDGEDDWFVLLDVGSRAPSAVPPGSPVFLPVALKDLSRRVTTVAAVETIESVDRVRWTSSTVVTVEEVLQKQEERPPRRSIPEQAVPTREPDDWFVLLDVVPREVTYIAPAAPSTVYPEVSVPLQIVTEEAELTPQLEDIPRKRGTQLEDILQLSAQPPPERDDSWFVLFDAVLIQPVTRPLVSSQSSGVEGRTTGTLQKVIIVEERRREETSLSDVQVTRYPSERKGGDEWFSLFDASRVSPVTRVAEVQGPMAGTALRGPSSEERAVVMEKKTVVMEERVAVMEERRPQEPTESESEYGIVWHMLFGRVGEAGRKMPTVERVRVSPKERASEGVPAVEQTPSRGSAVRQIRQQEAVPQPGNEVEDYWFGLLDVAPKKPVATAPQVRFYPDVRPATKATLAPAAPALRPLTPAVPAVRPLTPAAPAVQPRFGKRILAERLPAAQLREAVDDWFVLLDAVRTESVAAVGSHRGVRPVSAPVFSQAALAEAGLPLFPLDLPQTSTPLRSARQEERRLEVTMEAAEPAKGEAGTEDKRRAKRIEGDSIYIRHSLLMLEELEKPQEELLRHHASVSELKRNFMQAVPDSRPSEWDKRLSTHSPFRTAGANGGPGTDGITSDGSDGDKDSSTTFSSEGGVTTTTTRISKVVKSGSTETRVEKRIVISAESEVEEGNDGTSM